The segment TCTGTCTGTGGCCCGTCCTGCCTGCTGTCATTTTTAAGTCTTTGTACTTAGAGCAGTTTGTAGTGCAGGTTAAAGTAGTATTTTTTTCCCCTGCAAGTGACGTCCTACTGCAGCAGAGAGCAgatgatgtatttattttgaagtatATGTGAAATGTTCTCTGCTGATTAATGAATACTTCATTTtggagataaagaaaaaaaatgtaactgattTCTCTAAAGaaatgtgaaaacaaataaataaattcatttaaatcttttctaacattgaCGTGTCctggtttattttaaaaagagataaaaatcatttatttttttaccctgtGATGACTGTCCATAGTCTAATGTGTTTCAGAAGCAAATGCAAATGTATGCAAAAGCATTTCCATATATGGGTATGTCAACACAGTCTTATGGAGTGGAAACACCTGGCCTCATACTTGCATGCAAGAGATGCATTTACTACAGTGCTATCTCATTTCTCAGTCCACCCATTTCCTTTGTTTGATTTATCTTCCTTTGAAAACGAAACGAAACATTTTGATACATGTGTTACCAAAGAATCGACAGCACAAACTGAGCACTTCTGAGGGACACAGGAAGAGAGAAAAAGCCACAGTTTGTTGCTGCCAGTAAAGATCTGAACTGATAGTCTGAATGTTTTTAAACCATATTCACCATTTGGCTCCACCGCAGAGCATCGTGCAACGTTCGTTGTTTGTGAAGGTCAGTTAATCGTTTCCTTAATGATTTGTGCTTAATGCAACTCGTTTCATATCACTTTATCAGTGCAATGTCTCTTTCTCGGCTTTACCTGTAGCCTCTATTTGCTGTGCATGTCATGCATGTGGATCCAACCACTTTCACTCTTTTAATGTgcaaaaaaagagatttttaaagaATGTGTAATTCAAAGATCAGATCTGATGAATCAAATGAGCTTTGTAAGTAGCCAACAGAGGAAGTGCAGTCACTTCTGTGTTTAAGTTGAATCTTTTTTTCCTCTTAGTGTGATGCGGCTGTCAGTCAAAAGGTCAGTTGTACTCCTGCTTATGctcttcggagcttgttcgcttTCTACTCTCTATCAAGTGCTGACATGCCCTGGAAAGGTTCCCAGAGCTCATTTGGTGTCTATACTGGTTCGAAACTTGAACCAGACACAGTACCGGTACAACCATAACACACCAATAGTGTTTGTGGGTGGCGTTCCACGGTCAGGGACCACCTTGATGCGAGCCATGCTAGATGCCCACCCTGACATCCGCTGCGGGGAGGAGACGCGGGTGATCCCCAGGATACTGTCTCTGCGACACGGCTGGGGGAGGCAGACGGAGGAGCGCTGGGCTCTGGAGGACGAGGGAGTCAGTCAAGAGATGCTGGATGCTGCGACTACAGCGTTCCTGCTGGAGATTATCGCACGGCACGGGGAACCTGCACCACTGCTGTGCAATAAAGACCCCTTTACACTGAAGAGTGCTACTTATCTGTCACACATTTTCCCCAAGTAAGATATTTTTTAGAGGTGCATTCCgggattttagttttattttattttaaatgctttgcaCAAAGACAAAAGTTTGTAGTACTTCTGCTAATTGTATTTacacttattttaatgtgtgttcaTCAGGGCCTGTCTTAAGAAACTTTAAAAATCTTGTTGCTGATATAatcaaaaattattataaaataattattttatcttattttattttaaaagctttgtACGAAAACATACATAGTatcatgaaaaatatattaacacattTGCCATCACTGGGGCCAACATGATttcttaaattgtaaaaaatgtagttctaaaatctaaaattaattatttcaatttttttatttttaattattatttttgttattgttattattttataataatttattatatttttaaatgtgcattagctcaaataaagtaaattattataaatatgtgtgATCCCAAAACCAGTCATTAGTAGGATGGGTATATTGGTAtcatagccaacaatacattgtatgggtcaaaaaatgttttaatgcaaaaaatcatcaggatattaagtaaagatcatgttacattaagtttttttaataaattttattaaaaatttattttcacaattttagatttttatgccCCCAAATCCTTTTGATTTCTAGTTTCTTCCATGATTTTGAGTCATTCTGTCTCGCTCCTCATGCCATCATCTGTTCTTCCAGCTCTAAATTCCTGCTAATGCTCAGAGACGGCCGAGCGTCTGTGCACTCTATGATCTCCAGACGAGTGACAATCTCTGGCTTCAACCTGTCCAGCTACAGGAACTGTCTGACTAAATGGAGCAATGCAATCGAAGTCATGCTCTCCCAGTGTATGGTGGTCGGCCGGAGTCGCTGTATGACTGTCCGCTATGAGGATCTGGTGCTGCAGCCAAGAGCCACCATGAAGCGTGTGCTACACTTTCTGAACTCACCTTGGCATGAAGGAGTGCTTCATCATGAAGAGGCCATTGGGCAGCCAGGAGGGGTATCACTGTCTCGGTAGGGCGAAATTACAAAtcgtacaaattgtgaataaaaacaggatGCAATGATTTGGAAGtattaaatttcaatattttattcagaatacaacatagatgacatatcaaatgtttaaacttagAAAATGGgtcattttaaggaaaaaattaattgattgtaaatttcatggcatcaacacatataaaaaaaagtggtgacaaggccatgtttacctctgtgtggcatcccctcttctttttataacagtctgcaaacatctggggactgaggagattAGTTGCTcaagttcaggaataggaatattgtcccattcttgtctaaaacAGGCTTCTAGTTCCTCAACTGTCTTAAGTCTTCTTTGTCGCAACTTCCACTTTaagatgtgccaaatgttttctgtgGGTAAAAGATCTGGACTGTATGCTTCCCATTTCAGTACCCAGaaccttcttctacgcagccatgatgttgtaattgatgcagtatgtggtctggcattgtgatgctggaaaatgcaaggtcttccctgaaaaagacgacgtctggatgggagcatatgttgttctagaacttggattaCCTTTCAGCATTAATGATgcatttccagatgtgtaagctgcccatgccacacacactcatgcatccccataccatcagagatgcaggtttCTGAACTGAGCgttgataacaacttgggttgtccttgtcctctttattccggatgacatggtgtcccagttttcccaaaagaacttcaaattttaatttgtctgaccacagaacagttttccactttgccacagttctTTTttaatgagccttggcccagagaaaacacctgcgcttctggatcaagtttagatatggcttcctctatagagttttagccggcagtggattgtgttcactgactatgttttctggaagtattcctgagctcatgttgtgttttccattacagtaggGCCCGAAGCACAGAAGATTGTTTCAGATTCTCTAAACTTGTGGATGATTTTATGTACTGTAGAAGATGATGAtcacttcaaactctttgcaatgtttctctgagaaactcctttctgatattgctccgctatttttcgccacagcattgggggaattggtgatcctctgcccatcttgacttctgagagacactgccactctaagaggctctttttatatccaatcatgttgccaattgacctaataagttgcaaattggtcctccagctgttccttatatgtacatttaacttttccggcatcttattgctacctgtcccaacttttttggaatgtgtacctctcatgaaatccaaaatgagacaatatttggcatgacatttcaaaatgtctcactttcaacatttgatatgttatctatattctattgtgaataaaatattggtgtatgagatttgtaaattattccattccttttttactcacaatttgtacagagTCCCAACTTTTAGGAAtcaggtttatatatttaaagagatCAATTAAGAGATTTAAAGAGttcaattctgtcattgtttacacaccgtcttctttcttcttctttctttgatTATATTTAGAATCTTGGTACCCAAACAGTTAATGGTTACCCATTGACTTGTATGGGATTTTTTACCATTCTATTAAAGTCAGTGGATGCCATGAACTGTTTGGGTACCAAGATTCtttagaatatcttcttttgttttcaacagctaaaagaaattcatacagtttTGGGACAGCTTGAGGaagattaaatgatgacagcattttcattttgtggtgaacttttcctttaatgtTTTGGTCGCAGGCCTTCCATCGTTTCCTGACCATCCTCACTTTTCACTTTGTTTTTAAGAACCGAACGCTCCACGGATCAAGTGATCAAACCAGTTAACCTGGAAGCCCTCACACGCTGGGTAGGCCACATCCCAGCAGATGTCCAGCAGGACATGGACAGGATTGCACCAATGCTGAGCAGGCTGGGCTACAACCCCAATGCCAATCCACCAGATTATGGTCAACCAGATCCGGAAGTGATCAACAATACTCAAAGGGTATATTCGAACGCAGAATAAGACACAGTGCCTACAATATGCATTTCAATTCAGTCAGTGCAGCTCAAGGATCAGAATTGCTAGTTATTCAGTCATAATTTCTATTTGTCTGTCTTTCCTAGGTACTGCGAGGAGATTTTAAAACTCCCACGAGCCTGAAAAGATGGGCACAAGTAAGTGCATGCTTTTAAGTTGTATCATATACAAAACCGGTTGTACACGatctactacatgccttctgtcGTCAAAAGTTTCGATTTGTTTACCAAATAAAAGGCCTTTTCTATAAACCTCCCCCaactgcatatttttgctcagtttaggCCATTGAATAAAAAAGTATGAGACATCATTGTAAAAATGTTGTAAAAGTtggtttaagaaatatttatttgttttggagTCATGTTGACTTatctaattaaattacattatatgtcCCAATGCGCTATGAGGGCACTGTGTAAGACTATATAGGCTACTATTATTAGACTGCATAATGTCCTTCCTTATTTTGAATTGACAGGTATCTCCAAAGTCAGTTTCTAAAGGAGGCAGAAACTGAAGAGAGTCCTACATTGATTGCAGTATGTGCTTGTGTTCAGCCTTGGATAATTCACCACCATTTTGTGCCATACACCGTGAAGGCCTTTCACAAGATACTGCAACCTAAATAGGAAATAATAAGAGGCATTGTTTTTATGCAATAGCTGTGGTTAACTTACATGTGGTCTGATTTTGACATTGCCATAGTCTATTATAATAATTAGGCAACTAAATCCTATTAGGCTACCAAATGTTGCAATGCATGGATCGCATTGTTGCACTGATGTCAAAGAAACAATCCTCAGATGGAAACAGGACATAGATTGACAGTTTTATTTCCTGATGCTCTCAGACGAGTATTGTTTACTTTGTTTATCGAATAAATTTTACCATATACCAATTACACTTGACTTCCTGAACACTGTAGTTTTGTATGTCTTGTTTTGGGAAATGAGAAGAGTGTGACGTAGCGCTTAGTGTCGCACTGACTGTATGCTGTTGCTATGTGCCTGGGTGCATTTTCTTGACCTAGATACTAAACTGAGCCATTCTTCTTTTCTTAGTGCCAAAACGCGATGTTTTCTCTCGTTTTTAAAGTGAAttctttcaataaaaatattcaaattcaaccAATGTGTTATTTCTAATCATTGTGGCGTATTTGTTTTTATCTCGAAACATATGATCAGCGCTCGCCCTGTGCAGTGTGTCATATCACTCCGCCTGTCCCCAAACCCCCACTAACACAAAATATAAGCCTAAACATCTGTTCTACGTCCACaaaacaaatttataaaatgCGCTTTTCTATATCTTCAACATAACACATGCCGCTGCTTGCCACAAATCTATGTTTTCAAATTAAATGGCTGCAGTTGTTTAAATAGTGCGTTGGGCGTAACGGCGGAAGGATACAACGCGTTCTATATAAATAGCCGGAGCTTTTGTTTTGAGCCGTTATTCGCTCCCTTGACCAGACGAAGAAGAATCACGCATTCCGCTCTCTTCCAGAAAAGAACATTTGTTTGTAAGTATGAAGTAAAGTATACACAAACGACGCCAGTTATATTGCTACTTAAAAACAACACCGTTTCACTTGGTTTGAGGCGTTTGTTGAGTTCTGTAAACGTGTATCTTTGAAAGGGCTAACTCGTTAGCTTCTAATGCTAGTCGACCTGGTCGTTTCTGTTGACTAAATTCGTTCGTTTCTCCAGCTTAATGTGGACGGGTGTTAAAATAACATACACGTGTCTGTTTTGCtcgttttctgtgttttttatttcttgtgcGGTGAGGTCGGGGAGTCAATTAATCTGCGCCTATTCTTTCAACTACATCTTTCATCTGTCGACTCTTAGTTAAACGTTTACCTGCTCTAAATAGAACTAATTATTGTCATGTCTTTGTTTTCTACGTTTTGTTCTGTTGTCATTGTTTCTGGCCATTTTCTGAGGTGAAACGTCGCCATTTTGTGTTCAGTCGCTCATTTGTTCCTCCCTCACGGCTGTGTCGGCATTAGTCATGGCGTTTGCTGTTCTGCCTCGTTGTGTTTCGCTTTCTTTTGAGGAAACTTCTAGATTCTTAGGCTTTTCTAACAACACTTAAATAACTAATTCAACACAAGCATTAAAGTTAACCAATTTGAATATCTTTGTTTTTAGCGTAAAGATGCAGATCTTTGTGAAGACGCTGACTGGCAAGACCATCACCCTTGAGGTTGAGCCCAGCGACACCATTGAGAATGTAAAAGCTAAAATCCAAGACAAGGAAGGCATTCCTCCTGACCAGCAGCGTTTAATCTTCGCTGGCAAGCAGCTGGAAGATGGACGCACCCTCTCTGACTACAACATCCAGAAGGAGTCCACCCTCCATCTGGTGCTCCGTCTGAGAGGAGGTATGCAGATCTTCGTGAAGACGCTGACTGGCAAGACCATCACCCTCGAGGTTGAGCCCAGTGACACAATTGAGAACGTCAAAGCCAAGATCCAGGATAAGGAAGGCATTCCTCCCGACCAGCAGCGTCTGATCTTCGCTGGCAAGC is part of the Carassius auratus strain Wakin chromosome 10, ASM336829v1, whole genome shotgun sequence genome and harbors:
- the tpst2 gene encoding protein-tyrosine sulfotransferase 2 translates to MRLSVKRSVVLLLMLFGACSLSTLYQVLTCPGKVPRAHLVSILVRNLNQTQYRYNHNTPIVFVGGVPRSGTTLMRAMLDAHPDIRCGEETRVIPRILSLRHGWGRQTEERWALEDEGVSQEMLDAATTAFLLEIIARHGEPAPLLCNKDPFTLKSATYLSHIFPNSKFLLMLRDGRASVHSMISRRVTISGFNLSSYRNCLTKWSNAIEVMLSQCMVVGRSRCMTVRYEDLVLQPRATMKRVLHFLNSPWHEGVLHHEEAIGQPGGVSLSRTERSTDQVIKPVNLEALTRWVGHIPADVQQDMDRIAPMLSRLGYNPNANPPDYGQPDPEVINNTQRVLRGDFKTPTSLKRWAQVSPKSVSKGGRN